The following are from one region of the Paenibacillus sp. KS-LC4 genome:
- the cysE gene encoding serine O-acetyltransferase: protein MFRHIRSDIEAVFENDPAARSRFEVVFTYSGLHAIWAHRAAHYFFRHKWFTVARIISQFSRFMTGIEIHPGATIGERLFIDHGMGVVIGETCEIGNDVVIYQGVTLGGTGKEKGKRHPTIGNNVVIGSGSKVLGSFKIGDNSNVGSNAVVLREVPDNCTVVGNPGRVVKRNGERVKDRLEHNQLPDPVIEMLRDMKNEIDRLKTELKELKEPVTGGEYRK, encoded by the coding sequence ATGTTTCGCCATATTCGTTCAGATATTGAAGCGGTATTCGAAAATGATCCGGCCGCCAGAAGCCGTTTTGAGGTCGTCTTCACTTATTCAGGCCTGCATGCGATTTGGGCGCATAGGGCGGCTCATTATTTTTTTCGTCACAAATGGTTTACGGTTGCGCGTATCATATCCCAATTCAGTCGTTTTATGACCGGCATCGAAATTCACCCGGGGGCCACAATCGGCGAGCGGCTGTTTATTGACCATGGCATGGGCGTTGTCATCGGCGAAACATGCGAAATCGGCAATGATGTCGTCATTTATCAGGGGGTTACGCTAGGCGGTACAGGCAAGGAGAAGGGTAAGCGGCATCCGACCATAGGCAACAATGTTGTCATTGGCTCGGGCTCGAAGGTGCTGGGATCTTTCAAAATTGGCGATAATTCAAATGTAGGCTCCAATGCGGTTGTGCTGCGCGAGGTGCCGGATAATTGCACCGTTGTTGGCAACCCCGGCAGAGTGGTGAAACGGAACGGTGAGCGGGTGAAGGACAGATTGGAGCACAACCAGCTGCCTGATCCAGTCATTGAAATGCTGCGGGATATGAAAAATGAAATTGATCGTTTGAAAACAGAGTTGAAAGAGCTCAAGGAGCCTGTAACTGGAGGGGAATATCGGAAATGA